From Cellulomonas chengniuliangii, the proteins below share one genomic window:
- the leuA gene encoding 2-isopropylmalate synthase gives MSYHDRTPQRPSGMPIHKYRPFHEQITVDLPDRTWPTRRITKAPRWCAVDLRDGNQALIEPMSPARKLQMFELLVQMGFKEIEVGFPSASQTDFDFVRMLIDEGRIPDDVVIQVLTQCREHLIERTYEAIAGARQAIVHLYNSTSTLQREVVFRSDEDGIIDIAVSGAQLCKKYEQTVPGTEVFYEYSPESYTGTELEFAARISNAVLDVLEPAPERKVIINLPATVEMATPNVYADSIEWMGRNLRYRENVILSLHPHNDRGTGVAAAELGYLAGADRIEGCLFGNGERTGNVCLVTLGMNLFSQGIDPEIDFSDLDHVRRTVEHCNQLPVNERHPYGGDLVFTAFSGSHQDAIKKGLDAMADEAAASGREVDELVWAVPYLPIDPKDVGRSYDAIIRVNSQSGKGGISYLMKSERDLDLPRRLQIEFSHVVQSHTDAHGAEVTADDLWRIFNDEYLPVEPGGPLAPWGRLRLRGMSMTTSDEGSVTLSADVVDRGQPRTIEGSGNGPLDAFLNALGGLGISVMVLDYAEHALSSGGDATAAAYVECAVGDQTLWGVGIDPSTTTASLKAIISAVNRAQR, from the coding sequence ATGAGCTATCACGACCGCACCCCTCAGCGCCCGTCCGGCATGCCGATCCACAAGTACCGGCCGTTCCACGAGCAGATCACCGTCGACCTGCCGGATCGCACCTGGCCCACCCGGCGCATCACGAAGGCCCCGCGCTGGTGCGCGGTCGACCTGCGTGACGGCAACCAGGCGCTGATCGAGCCCATGAGCCCGGCCCGCAAGCTGCAGATGTTCGAGCTGCTCGTCCAGATGGGCTTCAAGGAGATCGAGGTCGGGTTCCCCTCGGCCTCGCAGACCGACTTCGACTTCGTGCGGATGCTGATCGACGAGGGCCGGATCCCCGACGACGTCGTCATCCAGGTGCTGACGCAGTGCCGGGAGCACCTCATCGAGCGCACCTACGAGGCGATCGCGGGCGCGAGGCAGGCGATCGTCCACCTGTACAACTCCACGTCCACACTGCAGCGCGAGGTCGTCTTCCGCTCGGACGAGGACGGCATCATCGACATCGCCGTGTCCGGCGCCCAGCTGTGCAAGAAGTACGAGCAGACGGTGCCCGGCACCGAGGTGTTCTACGAGTACTCCCCGGAGTCCTACACGGGGACCGAGCTCGAGTTCGCCGCCCGGATCAGCAACGCGGTGCTCGACGTGCTCGAGCCCGCGCCGGAGCGCAAGGTCATCATCAACCTGCCCGCCACCGTCGAGATGGCCACGCCGAACGTGTACGCCGACTCGATCGAGTGGATGGGCCGGAACCTGCGCTACCGCGAGAACGTCATCCTCTCGCTGCACCCGCACAACGACCGCGGCACGGGCGTCGCCGCCGCCGAGCTGGGCTACCTGGCCGGCGCGGACCGCATCGAGGGCTGCCTGTTCGGCAACGGCGAGCGCACCGGCAACGTGTGCCTGGTGACCCTCGGCATGAACCTGTTCAGCCAGGGCATCGACCCGGAGATCGACTTCTCCGACCTGGACCACGTGCGCCGCACCGTCGAGCACTGCAATCAGCTGCCGGTCAACGAGCGGCACCCGTACGGCGGGGACCTGGTGTTCACGGCGTTCTCCGGCTCGCACCAGGACGCGATCAAGAAGGGCCTGGACGCCATGGCGGACGAGGCCGCGGCGTCGGGGCGCGAGGTCGACGAGCTGGTGTGGGCGGTGCCCTACCTGCCGATCGACCCCAAGGACGTGGGCCGCTCGTACGACGCGATCATCCGGGTGAACTCCCAGTCCGGCAAGGGCGGCATCTCGTACCTGATGAAGTCGGAGCGGGACCTGGACCTGCCGCGCCGGCTGCAGATCGAGTTCTCGCACGTGGTGCAGTCGCACACCGACGCGCACGGCGCCGAGGTCACGGCCGACGACCTGTGGCGCATCTTCAACGACGAGTACCTGCCGGTGGAGCCGGGCGGCCCGCTGGCGCCCTGGGGCCGGCTGCGCCTGCGCGGCATGAGCATGACCACGTCCGACGAGGGCTCGGTCACGCTCTCCGCGGACGTCGTCGACCGGGGGCAGCCGCGCACGATCGAGGGATCCGGCAACGGCCCGCTCGACGCCTTCCTGAACGCGCTCGGCGGCCTGGGGATCTCGGTGATGGTGCTGGACTACGCCGAGCACGCCCTCTCGTCCGGCGGGGACGCGACCGCCGCCGCCTACGTCGAGTGCGCGGTCGGCGACCAGACGCTGTGGGGCGTCGGCATCGACCCGTCCACCACGACCGCCTCCCTCAAGGCGATCATCTCCGCGGTGAACCGCGCGCAGCGCTGA
- a CDS encoding metal ABC transporter permease, with protein sequence MTWLDQIITMLEWPLMQRALLAALLVGAAAPVVGTFLVQRRLALMGDGIGHVALTGVALGWLVGNWANLAQDDTLAVPGAVVAAVVGSVVIELVRERGRTSGDLALAIMFYGGIAGGVLLIKVAGGTNANLMAYLFGSISTVSGGDLWWTAGLALIVLAAGVGLRTALFSVSYDEEFARGSGLPVRFLNMLIATVAALTVTIAMRVVGLLLVSALMIVPVAIAQVFARSFGRTMALASAIGVAVSVVGLSVTYWQDYPPGATIVVLAIVVYAVAATLRPLIHRPAQREDPHPEVEDDVVLASTARD encoded by the coding sequence ATGACCTGGCTCGACCAGATCATCACCATGCTCGAGTGGCCGCTGATGCAGCGGGCGCTCCTCGCCGCGCTGCTCGTCGGCGCCGCCGCTCCCGTGGTGGGGACGTTCTTGGTGCAGCGACGCCTCGCCCTGATGGGCGACGGCATCGGCCACGTGGCGCTCACCGGCGTCGCTCTCGGGTGGCTCGTGGGGAACTGGGCGAACCTCGCCCAGGACGACACGCTGGCGGTGCCCGGCGCTGTGGTGGCGGCCGTCGTGGGCTCGGTGGTCATCGAACTCGTGCGGGAGCGCGGCCGCACGAGCGGCGACCTGGCGCTGGCCATCATGTTCTACGGCGGCATCGCGGGCGGCGTGCTGCTGATCAAGGTCGCCGGGGGCACCAACGCGAACCTCATGGCCTACCTGTTCGGCTCCATCTCGACCGTCTCGGGCGGCGACCTGTGGTGGACGGCAGGGCTGGCGCTCATCGTGCTGGCCGCGGGGGTCGGGCTGCGCACCGCACTGTTCTCGGTCAGCTACGACGAGGAGTTCGCACGGGGCTCCGGGCTGCCCGTCCGGTTCCTCAACATGCTCATCGCCACGGTCGCCGCGCTGACGGTCACCATCGCGATGCGCGTCGTCGGGCTCCTGCTCGTCAGCGCCCTGATGATCGTCCCGGTGGCCATCGCGCAGGTCTTCGCCCGCTCGTTCGGCCGCACCATGGCCCTGGCCAGCGCGATCGGGGTGGCGGTGAGCGTGGTCGGGCTGTCCGTCACGTACTGGCAGGACTACCCGCCCGGCGCGACGATCGTCGTGCTCGCGATCGTCGTGTACGCCGTCGCCGCGACCCTGCGCCCGCTGATCCACCGGCCCGCCCAGCGCGAGGACCCGCACCCAGAGGTCGAGGACGACGTGGTCCTGGCGTCCACGGCAAGAGACTGA
- a CDS encoding metal ABC transporter ATP-binding protein, protein MSTAPAEPARADTPVIQVEGLGVALGGQQILSGIDVAVGPGEVVALLGANGSGKSTLVRALLGIVPVDSGTVRLFGQPLGAGVPWKRVGYVPQRLPAATGVPANAIEVVTSGLLTGRRLRPPRDARARAQAALEQVGMADKARRPVHELSGGQQQRVLIARALVRSPDLLVLDEPTSGIDIPTQQTFVDTVQRLHADGATVLVILHELGPFAPLIQRALVLRHGRLVHDGAPPHARDEHAEPGHDHTHPHADPETPGAGPTITIEVTP, encoded by the coding sequence ATGAGCACCGCCCCGGCCGAGCCCGCCCGCGCCGACACCCCGGTCATCCAGGTCGAGGGACTCGGGGTCGCCCTCGGCGGCCAGCAGATCCTCAGCGGGATCGACGTGGCCGTCGGCCCCGGGGAGGTCGTCGCCCTGCTGGGCGCCAACGGCTCCGGCAAGTCGACGCTGGTGCGTGCCCTGCTCGGCATCGTGCCCGTCGACTCGGGGACGGTGCGCCTCTTCGGCCAGCCGCTCGGCGCCGGCGTCCCGTGGAAGCGGGTCGGCTACGTGCCGCAGCGACTGCCCGCGGCCACGGGCGTCCCCGCCAACGCGATCGAGGTCGTCACCTCCGGGCTGCTCACGGGTCGGCGGCTGCGGCCCCCACGGGACGCCCGGGCCCGGGCGCAAGCCGCCCTCGAGCAGGTCGGAATGGCCGACAAGGCCCGCCGCCCCGTGCACGAGCTCTCCGGCGGGCAGCAGCAGCGCGTGCTGATCGCGCGCGCACTGGTGCGCTCCCCCGACCTCCTCGTCCTGGACGAGCCCACGTCCGGCATCGACATCCCCACCCAGCAGACCTTCGTCGACACCGTCCAGCGGCTACACGCGGACGGCGCGACGGTGCTGGTGATCCTCCACGAGCTCGGGCCCTTCGCGCCCTTGATCCAGCGCGCGCTGGTCCTGCGGCACGGCAGGCTCGTGCACGACGGCGCGCCGCCCCACGCCCGCGACGAGCACGCCGAGCCCGGGCACGACCACACCCACCCCCACGCGGACCCCGAGACGCCCGGCGCCGGTCCCACGATCACCATCGAGGTCACCCCATGA
- a CDS encoding GGDEF domain-containing protein, translated as MGTPDECSSARGAMREAGWTIGGEMVATSEFGVFDLIADRAFWQYQHGDRLAALTLCAHGIAVAERAGDEATVRFLLYTRGRCLIETGQVDAAVVCADELLARTEHDEAPFWEAKALAVRALARIRAGAVIEVVDLLARVWSLVGEPDGRRYNQASAVAVLANGLRTAELYEQSHALTRRLHRLVPPGFDVNVVAQSMRNLCEWGARLLILGHDREATATFAELASRVLLLRRMSHGAPGENGLAADSAEIVAMVGLGDPEGALALAERVGPALEAYRGRPEWLAATCARGLALTVVGRHAEAEAVVAEVRPETLTRDRDVWQTAVDAVLLQAARARFGDHPAATQAIAMFRRVARRTWIDREQRFEALLSKVRIQELVEESARATALSSRDELTGVGNRRAIQEFVSGAEGPVAGVFIDVDDFKWVNDQHSYLVGDAVLVRIAELLGQHARDEDLVARFGGDEFVILPAPGTVMTALALERLARRILAGARAADWDALAPGLSVTLSVGVARVETAEALFDGLSQAVREAKRGGRDQVVVVGG; from the coding sequence ATGGGCACCCCGGACGAGTGCAGCAGTGCACGGGGGGCGATGCGTGAGGCGGGGTGGACCATCGGCGGCGAGATGGTGGCGACGTCCGAGTTCGGCGTGTTCGACCTCATCGCCGATCGGGCGTTCTGGCAGTACCAGCACGGCGACCGGCTGGCCGCCCTGACGCTCTGCGCGCATGGGATCGCGGTCGCCGAGCGGGCCGGCGACGAGGCGACCGTCCGGTTCTTGCTGTACACCCGGGGCCGGTGCCTGATCGAGACCGGGCAGGTCGACGCCGCCGTCGTGTGCGCGGACGAGCTGCTGGCGCGCACCGAGCACGACGAGGCCCCGTTCTGGGAGGCCAAGGCCCTCGCTGTCCGGGCCCTGGCGAGGATCCGGGCCGGCGCAGTCATCGAGGTGGTGGACCTGCTCGCCCGCGTGTGGAGCCTGGTCGGGGAGCCGGACGGCCGGCGGTACAACCAGGCCTCTGCCGTCGCCGTGCTGGCCAACGGCCTGCGCACGGCCGAGCTCTACGAGCAGAGCCACGCGCTGACCCGGCGGCTGCACCGGCTGGTGCCGCCCGGCTTCGACGTCAACGTCGTCGCGCAGTCCATGCGCAACCTGTGCGAATGGGGCGCCCGCCTGCTGATCCTGGGGCACGACCGGGAGGCGACAGCCACTTTCGCCGAGCTGGCCTCGCGGGTGCTGCTGCTCCGTCGGATGTCGCACGGCGCCCCGGGCGAGAACGGGTTGGCGGCCGACTCCGCGGAGATCGTCGCGATGGTGGGCCTCGGCGACCCCGAGGGCGCGCTGGCCCTGGCCGAGCGGGTCGGCCCAGCCCTGGAGGCCTACCGGGGGCGGCCGGAGTGGCTGGCGGCCACCTGCGCGCGCGGGCTCGCGCTGACCGTCGTGGGCAGGCACGCGGAGGCGGAGGCCGTTGTCGCGGAGGTCCGTCCGGAGACGCTGACCCGCGATCGGGACGTGTGGCAGACCGCCGTGGACGCGGTGCTGCTGCAGGCGGCCCGGGCCCGGTTCGGGGACCATCCGGCGGCCACGCAGGCCATCGCCATGTTCCGACGGGTCGCGCGCCGCACCTGGATCGACCGGGAGCAGCGCTTCGAGGCGCTGCTCAGCAAGGTCCGGATCCAGGAGCTCGTGGAGGAGAGCGCCCGCGCCACCGCGCTGAGCTCGCGTGACGAGCTGACGGGCGTTGGCAACCGCCGGGCGATCCAGGAGTTCGTGTCCGGCGCCGAGGGCCCGGTCGCCGGCGTCTTCATCGACGTGGACGACTTCAAGTGGGTCAACGACCAGCACTCGTACCTGGTGGGGGACGCGGTGCTGGTGCGCATCGCCGAGCTGCTGGGCCAGCACGCCCGCGACGAGGACCTGGTCGCGAGGTTCGGCGGCGACGAGTTCGTGATCCTGCCGGCGCCGGGCACAGTGATGACGGCGCTCGCCCTCGAGCGGCTGGCTCGTCGGATCCTGGCCGGGGCGCGAGCTGCGGACTGGGACGCCCTCGCGCCTGGGCTGTCGGTGACGCTCTCGGTCGGCGTGGCCCGGGTGGAGACCGCGGAGGCGCTCTTCGACGGCCTGAGCCAGGCTGTGCGGGAGGCGAAGCGTGGCGGACGTGACCAGGTGGTCGTCGTCGGCGGATAA
- a CDS encoding PQQ-binding-like beta-propeller repeat protein gives MAPTPSHRMEAVELVEEDLPTSPTTVGGRKGGQTARPSAEEPPPGSEAPPGAARRGVARAVRRWWPIALPLVLVVAAGSAVSAQRERARADRVAAVPGMVRPLDGAPSELWRVPAGPGDQVVAAGGGVAVVGDRQGVWRVTAVDARTGDERWSTRLTRVASVAVEAGAVVCPGGADVGELLVCLVRAPAPVYADALAAAPGAARIVALDSADGTVAGEWAVGDAVVSVARRGDDVVLVTEDPDGIVHAARHDALTGATRWSYEARQAVGSDGYVDVASAEATGEHLLLGGYGTAVLDLDDGAELFWARYLSFVLTRSDSERFGTWSASRGGALHGASGRKLRDLPALPVRPAVDDGTADDVVVLDTGRELSAAGAYTGTPLWTLDTDLEVALVVAGHLVLAAPGRQMSVDAHTGEVAWDVATRAGAFALVSDGALVLTAEPGADGAPVLTARGVEDGVEYWSRPLPAGTSSLVVEGGALLARTAHELVALG, from the coding sequence ATGGCGCCGACGCCGTCCCACCGCATGGAGGCGGTCGAGCTCGTCGAGGAGGACCTCCCCACGAGCCCGACGACGGTGGGCGGGCGCAAGGGCGGGCAGACGGCACGGCCCTCGGCCGAGGAGCCGCCCCCGGGCTCGGAGGCGCCGCCGGGGGCTGCGCGCCGCGGCGTCGCCCGCGCCGTCCGGCGATGGTGGCCGATCGCTCTGCCGCTGGTCCTCGTCGTGGCCGCCGGCTCGGCAGTCTCCGCCCAGCGCGAGAGGGCGCGCGCCGATCGCGTCGCGGCCGTCCCCGGCATGGTGCGGCCGCTCGACGGCGCCCCGAGCGAGCTGTGGCGGGTTCCGGCAGGCCCCGGCGACCAGGTGGTCGCGGCTGGCGGCGGAGTGGCCGTGGTGGGCGACCGCCAGGGGGTGTGGCGTGTGACGGCGGTGGACGCCCGCACGGGTGACGAGCGCTGGTCGACGCGGCTCACCCGCGTCGCGTCGGTCGCGGTCGAGGCTGGCGCCGTGGTCTGCCCGGGCGGCGCCGACGTGGGCGAGCTCCTGGTGTGCCTGGTGCGCGCCCCGGCGCCGGTGTACGCCGACGCCCTGGCCGCGGCGCCAGGGGCCGCGCGCATCGTGGCGCTCGACTCCGCGGACGGGACGGTGGCCGGCGAGTGGGCGGTCGGCGACGCCGTCGTCAGCGTGGCGCGCCGGGGCGACGACGTGGTGCTGGTGACCGAGGACCCGGACGGCATCGTCCACGCCGCCAGGCACGACGCGCTCACCGGCGCCACCCGCTGGTCGTACGAGGCGCGCCAGGCGGTGGGCTCGGACGGCTACGTGGACGTCGCGAGCGCCGAGGCCACCGGCGAGCATCTGCTGCTCGGCGGCTACGGCACCGCGGTGCTCGACCTCGACGACGGCGCCGAGCTCTTCTGGGCGCGGTACCTCTCGTTCGTGCTGACGCGATCGGACAGTGAGCGGTTCGGCACCTGGTCGGCCTCTCGCGGCGGCGCCCTGCACGGCGCGTCGGGGCGCAAGCTGCGGGACCTGCCCGCCCTGCCGGTGCGGCCAGCCGTCGACGACGGCACCGCGGACGACGTGGTGGTCCTGGACACCGGCCGCGAGCTCAGCGCGGCCGGCGCGTACACGGGAACACCGCTGTGGACCCTCGACACCGACCTCGAGGTCGCGCTGGTGGTCGCCGGCCACCTCGTCCTCGCGGCGCCGGGGCGCCAGATGAGCGTCGACGCCCACACCGGGGAGGTCGCGTGGGACGTCGCGACCCGGGCCGGCGCGTTCGCCCTGGTGTCCGATGGCGCGCTGGTCCTCACTGCCGAGCCGGGCGCGGACGGCGCGCCCGTCCTGACCGCCCGCGGGGTCGAGGACGGCGTGGAGTACTGGTCCCGGCCGTTGCCGGCGGGCACGTCGTCCCTGGTCGTGGAGGGCGGCGCCCTCCTGGCCCGGACCGCTCACGAGCTCGTCGCGCTCGGCTGA
- a CDS encoding isoprenyl transferase: MPIAPPPHPSGARPPAIPAELVPQHVAIVMDGNGRWANARGLPRTAGHAAGEASLLDVVAGAIEIGVKHVSAYAFSTENWKRSPDEVRFLMGFNRDVLRRQRDTMNDWGVRVRWAGRRPRLWRSVIKELETAEQLTRGNDTCTLTMCVNYGGRAEITDAVQAIAREVAAGRLDPSKISEKTIARHLDEPDLPDVDLFLRTSGEQRTSNFMLWQSAYAELVFLDEPWPEVDRRHLWRAVETYARRDRRYGGAVDQPVA, translated from the coding sequence ATGCCGATCGCACCGCCGCCGCACCCCAGCGGCGCACGTCCCCCTGCCATCCCCGCGGAGCTGGTGCCGCAGCACGTCGCGATCGTCATGGACGGCAACGGCCGGTGGGCCAACGCCCGTGGCCTGCCGCGCACCGCAGGCCACGCGGCCGGCGAGGCCTCGCTGCTCGACGTCGTGGCGGGGGCCATCGAGATCGGCGTCAAGCACGTCTCCGCGTACGCGTTCTCCACCGAGAACTGGAAGCGCTCGCCAGACGAGGTCCGCTTCCTGATGGGGTTCAACCGGGACGTGCTGCGCCGCCAGCGGGACACCATGAACGACTGGGGCGTGCGGGTGCGCTGGGCCGGGCGCCGGCCGCGGCTGTGGCGCTCGGTGATCAAGGAGCTGGAGACGGCCGAGCAGCTCACGCGCGGCAACGACACGTGCACCCTGACGATGTGCGTGAACTACGGCGGCCGCGCGGAGATCACCGACGCGGTGCAGGCCATCGCCCGTGAGGTCGCGGCGGGCCGCCTGGACCCGTCGAAGATCAGCGAGAAGACCATCGCGCGGCACCTCGACGAGCCCGACCTGCCCGATGTCGACCTGTTCCTGCGCACGTCGGGGGAGCAGCGCACCTCCAACTTCATGCTCTGGCAGTCCGCGTACGCCGAGCTGGTGTTCCTGGACGAGCCGTGGCCCGAGGTCGACCGCCGACACCTGTGGCGGGCGGTCGAGACGTACGCACGGCGCGACCGTCGTTACGGGGGAGCGGTCGACCAGCCCGTCGCGTAG
- a CDS encoding VOC family protein has translation MTLTVEMVTFDALDAPMLARWWAAQTGGVVQGEPDAPFVVVSPGTPGGPNLGFQQVASPTRGKNRVHVDLSAPDRAAEVARLTGDGATFVADHREDGFAWTVLADPEGNQFCVSGPHS, from the coding sequence ATGACGCTCACGGTGGAGATGGTCACGTTCGACGCGCTGGACGCCCCGATGCTCGCCCGGTGGTGGGCGGCCCAGACCGGAGGGGTGGTCCAGGGGGAGCCCGACGCCCCCTTCGTCGTCGTCAGCCCTGGGACGCCCGGAGGACCGAACCTCGGGTTCCAGCAGGTGGCGTCGCCGACCCGCGGGAAGAACCGCGTGCACGTCGACCTCTCGGCGCCCGACCGGGCGGCAGAGGTCGCCCGCCTGACCGGGGACGGCGCGACATTCGTCGCCGACCACCGCGAGGACGGCTTCGCGTGGACGGTGCTCGCGGATCCCGAGGGCAACCAGTTCTGCGTCTCGGGCCCGCACTCCTGA
- a CDS encoding DedA family protein, whose product MTDVAEAYGLGGRPFWVVIMVLTVIVFARSHLTYWAGRAASEGAGRLAATGRGPRWWAVAHARTADWGSTVSAQRASRAVHRWGPLAVTLAYLTVGAQTAVFIAAGMARMPYGRFTIASLPGCVAWAFIWGTVGLGAVWAAAALAAESPWGLAAAGLLLAAGAFWWSRRRAARRDGAVPAGQRTGG is encoded by the coding sequence GTGACCGACGTAGCCGAGGCGTACGGCCTGGGCGGGCGACCGTTCTGGGTCGTCATCATGGTGCTCACCGTGATCGTGTTCGCCCGCTCGCACCTGACGTACTGGGCGGGCCGGGCCGCGTCCGAGGGCGCCGGCCGCCTGGCCGCGACAGGCCGGGGCCCGCGCTGGTGGGCCGTCGCCCATGCCCGCACCGCCGACTGGGGCTCGACGGTGTCCGCGCAGCGCGCCTCGCGCGCCGTGCACCGCTGGGGCCCGCTCGCCGTGACCCTGGCCTACCTGACCGTCGGCGCGCAGACCGCCGTCTTCATCGCCGCCGGGATGGCCCGCATGCCCTACGGCCGATTCACGATCGCCTCGCTGCCGGGGTGCGTCGCCTGGGCCTTCATCTGGGGGACGGTCGGGCTCGGCGCCGTGTGGGCCGCGGCGGCGCTCGCCGCGGAGTCCCCGTGGGGCCTCGCCGCGGCGGGCCTCCTGCTCGCGGCCGGCGCGTTCTGGTGGTCCCGACGCCGCGCGGCGCGCCGCGACGGCGCGGTGCCGGCCGGGCAGCGCACCGGCGGCTGA
- a CDS encoding RDD family protein, whose translation MTSAAPRYLVPAPSAPLGRRALASLVDAVLLVPVAVAPLGSVLAEWLRQLTDSGWDAVDSPPGALGTMAVATALGGALGVVQWWAHGVHGWTIGRRLTGLRTVDVRTGDPIGMWRALQRTVLIAGGALACLVGQFLVLASPLFDGSGRGRGWHDRLTGAEVVDVRGRATTRRPARSGPARGRRPEHVELEPVSVEHLAAPGGAGRVEQPTGPAALPRTAGQPRAQDAHAAAARRLDALLADRRPATGGLVLPPLREPGVSPDVDTRMMAVVRPVQFAGDAAARRDAVADRQPAHGQPVDDSLDPALELTHRAPARALEPLAAPEPSGDPSVAEIELHDGRLVRVASAAVVGRNPVAVDGVQVVRVVDPGRSVSKTHLQIGVEGDAVWVADRGSTNGTLVTLADGQQIVCGPEQHVRLPVGATVSFGNCGLRLIRGPRARQQA comes from the coding sequence ATGACGTCCGCCGCACCCCGTTACCTGGTGCCCGCGCCGTCCGCGCCGCTGGGTCGGCGCGCCCTCGCCTCGCTCGTTGACGCCGTGCTGCTCGTCCCGGTGGCCGTGGCGCCACTCGGCTCGGTGCTCGCCGAGTGGCTGCGGCAGCTGACCGACTCGGGGTGGGACGCGGTCGACAGCCCGCCGGGCGCGCTCGGCACGATGGCCGTCGCGACGGCGCTCGGCGGCGCCCTCGGGGTGGTGCAGTGGTGGGCCCACGGCGTCCACGGGTGGACGATCGGCCGCCGGCTGACCGGCCTGCGCACGGTCGACGTCCGCACAGGTGATCCGATCGGTATGTGGCGTGCCCTGCAGCGGACCGTGCTGATCGCGGGCGGCGCCCTCGCCTGCCTGGTGGGCCAGTTCCTGGTGCTGGCCTCGCCGCTGTTCGACGGCTCGGGGAGGGGCCGCGGCTGGCACGACCGGCTCACCGGCGCGGAGGTCGTGGATGTGCGCGGCCGGGCGACGACTCGTCGCCCGGCCCGGAGTGGGCCAGCGAGGGGCCGGCGCCCCGAGCACGTCGAGCTCGAGCCGGTCTCGGTGGAGCACCTTGCGGCGCCCGGTGGGGCAGGCCGCGTCGAGCAGCCCACCGGCCCGGCTGCCCTGCCGCGGACGGCAGGGCAGCCCCGGGCGCAGGACGCCCACGCGGCCGCCGCCCGCCGGCTCGACGCGCTGCTGGCCGATCGCCGGCCTGCCACCGGTGGGCTGGTGCTGCCGCCGCTGCGCGAGCCGGGGGTGTCGCCGGATGTCGACACCCGCATGATGGCGGTCGTGCGCCCCGTCCAGTTCGCTGGCGACGCCGCCGCCCGTCGAGATGCCGTCGCCGACCGCCAGCCCGCCCACGGCCAGCCTGTCGACGACTCCCTCGATCCAGCGCTCGAGCTGACGCACCGGGCGCCGGCGCGCGCCCTCGAGCCGCTGGCGGCTCCCGAGCCCTCCGGAGACCCGTCCGTCGCCGAGATCGAGCTGCACGACGGCCGGCTGGTGCGGGTGGCCAGCGCGGCGGTGGTCGGTCGCAACCCGGTGGCTGTGGACGGTGTGCAGGTGGTGCGGGTGGTCGACCCGGGCAGGTCGGTCTCGAAGACCCACCTGCAGATCGGGGTCGAGGGCGACGCGGTCTGGGTGGCCGATCGGGGCTCCACCAACGGCACCCTGGTGACCCTCGCCGACGGCCAGCAGATCGTCTGCGGGCCAGAGCAGCACGTGCGTCTACCGGTCGGGGCCACGGTCTCGTTCGGCAACTGCGGTCTGCGGCTGATCCGAGGCCCGCGAGCCCGCCAGCAGGCCTAA
- the recO gene encoding DNA repair protein RecO, with the protein MSLYRDEAIVLRTLKLGEADRIVTLLTRAHGKVRAVGKGVRRTSSRFGSRLEPFMHIDVQLNTGRSLDLVTQVETIGPYGRPICEDYALYTAGTVMLETAERLVEDEHEPSVQQYWLLVGAVRSLSTREHAPGLVLDSYLLRALAIAGWAPSFADCARCGRPGPHTSFAIAQGGAVCQACRPPGATSPANETFTLLAALLAGQWDVAEASAERHRREADGLVAAYCQFHLERQLRSLPMVERV; encoded by the coding sequence GTGAGCCTCTACCGCGACGAGGCCATCGTGCTGCGCACCCTCAAGCTGGGTGAGGCCGATCGCATCGTGACCCTTCTGACCCGCGCCCACGGCAAGGTCCGTGCCGTGGGCAAGGGCGTGCGCCGCACGTCCTCGCGGTTCGGCTCCCGGCTCGAGCCGTTCATGCACATCGACGTGCAGCTCAACACCGGCCGGTCTCTCGACCTGGTCACGCAGGTCGAGACCATCGGGCCCTACGGGCGGCCGATCTGTGAGGACTACGCGCTCTACACCGCGGGGACGGTGATGCTCGAGACCGCGGAGCGGCTGGTCGAGGACGAGCACGAGCCCTCCGTGCAGCAGTACTGGCTGCTGGTGGGAGCGGTCCGCTCGCTCTCGACCCGTGAGCACGCCCCCGGCCTGGTCCTCGACTCCTACCTGCTGCGCGCCCTGGCGATCGCCGGGTGGGCGCCGAGCTTCGCCGATTGCGCTCGATGCGGCCGCCCGGGGCCCCACACCTCGTTCGCCATCGCGCAGGGTGGCGCCGTGTGCCAGGCCTGCCGGCCGCCGGGCGCCACCTCGCCCGCGAACGAGACGTTCACGCTGCTCGCCGCGCTGCTCGCGGGGCAGTGGGACGTGGCGGAGGCCAGCGCCGAGCGGCACCGACGCGAGGCCGACGGCCTGGTCGCGGCATACTGCCAGTTCCACCTCGAGCGCCAGCTGCGCTCGTTGCCCATGGTCGAGAGGGTCTGA